The following nucleotide sequence is from Falco naumanni isolate bFalNau1 chromosome 6, bFalNau1.pat, whole genome shotgun sequence.
AATGGCGACTGGAGGTAGCTCATGGGATATACACAGCTTTGAAACACAGAGAGATATTTACCAGACAAAAAATATTGTATAGGTACGTTATGCTCCTATACTTCTAATCTAAGGCTTGATTGTATGCTTCTCGGTTTAAATTCTTTGAAATATCCATCTCCTAAGACAAAAGTTGTTAAGACATATAAACTAAAGATTTATTACTTTCATTCAAGACAGTATTTTGGTAGTTTGTTAGTACCTCAAACCGTGTGAAACATTTTCTACCTGATATCCAAAGAAGACCATCCACCACATATCCTGCATGGCATGAGAGCGATCGATCAAAGGACTGTACAAAGGTCCACTTGTTCTTCTTGGGGCAATAGCGTTCCACTGTAGGTAACACTTGGCGCAATTCATTTCTGCCCCCTACGGCATAGAGGTATTCATCCACTGCTCCCAGCACGAAGTGTTCCCGACAGTTCTTCATGGGGGCTATCTCAGCCCAAGAGTTAGTGCGGGGGTCATATCGACAGGCAGTTCTCACCGCACAAGTGCGCCCGGTAGAGTGCTCTGCCTCTCCACCAGCTACAAAAAGAAAGTCTCCCATGACAGCAACACAGTGGTGGCTTCTCCCTACAGGCATAGGCGCTAGCTCGCTCCAGTTTGCGATCCCTGCGATATGAACGTTCTCTTGGTCTACCGGGTTGAAGTACCGCAATTCCTTCACTTTGCAGATTTCACGTTTTTTCCCACCAATTATGTAAAGAGTGTCTGACTGGAAGCGTGGTTTTGTCCTTCTGGTTTGCCAAACTGGCTGTGCATAGACGCTCTGGTGGTAAGCCAAGGCCTCGTTAATAAGCGCTGTTGCAGTTTCACTAGCTTGCACAAGAGGATGAGAAAGAGCTACAGAGTGCAGTGTATCCACATCCATAAGGCCAAAGCGGACATACTGGAGAAGTTCATCCATGTACTGGTAGCGGCAGTTATGTTCCAACCACCTCACAGCCAGCTAAaagtggggggagggggggggggagaggaagggagaaacaAGACACCAATTACTTGTGTACAATTCTTGTTAAAATTTGGTCTTTTGAAAACTGCTTGCATTCCAGGAGCAGCTATACACTTGCCTCAGTAGTAATATTTATCAATATAAAAAGCAGTTATGAAAGCATATGAGTCAGCATAAAAGCCACCTACTAAAACTCTACCTATAATGTACATAAGAGCATTGTATTGCACCACTCCCCCTAAATAATTTCCTAAGCATTGTTGGATTGCAATACTCTCACTGTGCAAACCGTTAGCGATGTAGGAGACCGCATTATCCCAGGATCAAGCTGCTGAAGCAATACTATAAATGCAGGGCGATGGGATCACTGGAGA
It contains:
- the KLHL32 gene encoding kelch-like protein 32 isoform X4, encoding MPSERCLSVQEMLTGQRLCQSSSHNDAVLAALNQQRSDGILCDITLIAEEQKFHAHKAVLAACSDYFRAMFSLCMVESEADEVNLHGVTSLGLKQALDFAYTGQILLEPGVIQDVLAAGSHLQLLELLSLCSHYLIQELNSFNYLDLYKLADLFNLTLLENAVVDFLVKHLSELLKSHPEEVLALPYCLLREVFKSDRLTSLSEEQIWQLAVRWLEHNCRYQYMDELLQYVRFGLMDVDTLHSVALSHPLVQASETATALINEALAYHQSVYAQPVWQTRRTKPRFQSDTLYIIGGKKREICKVKELRYFNPVDQENVHIAGIANWSELAPMPVGRSHHCVAVMGDFLFVAGGEAEHSTGRTCAVRTACRYDPRTNSWAEIAPMKNCREHFVLGAVDEYLYAVGGRNELRQVLPTVERYCPKKNKWTFVQSFDRSLSCHAGYVVDGLLWISGAVMGSV